AATTTAAAATCATATTTTTTTATATTACCCCATTTATAAACTTCAAAATTATCCTTAAAATTTTTACCAAATTTAGTTTCTTTATCAGGTATATTAGGTATTGTGTAATAATATTTTAAAATTTTTTTTTCTAACTTATGTAAATATAATTTTTTTTTTAATAAAATTTTATTATAATATATAACCTCTTTTTTTAAATTTTTATAATTTTTATTAGATAATTTAAGAAAACCAATTTTTTTAGAAGTTTTATTTCTATAATGTTCTAAATTTTCTTTTTCAAACTTAACTTTTTTTATTTCTTTATTAATATTATTAATATAATTTATATCTAAAATAAAACCTCTTCTTTTCAATTTTTTATAAAATATATCAATATTATTTTTTAATATAGTAATATCTAACATATTGTAATTTTATTAGTATTATTTTTTTAAATTAAAGTATACATTATTTATATAAAATATAAATTAAATTAAAATTTTTAATAAATAAAAATTAATAATATAAAAATATTAAATTATGTATACTTATAAAATATAATTATAATATAATATTTTAAAAGTATATACAAAAAAAATATAATAATATTATAAAATAATATTAAAATAATAATGAAAAATAAAATAATAAAAAGTAATTTAATAATATTAGGATCAGGACCTGCTGGATATACAGCATCAATATATGCATCTAGATCTAATTTATCTCCTATATTAATAACAGGAGAAGAAGTTGGGGGTCAGCTTTTAAAAACAGAAAAAATAGAGAATTGGCCTTCTCAATATAATTCAATAAGTGGCAGAAAACTAATGAAAAATTTTTATAAACATGCAAAAAAATTTGGAACTAAAATATATGAAAAAAAAATAACAAAAGTAATTTTTAATAATTCTATAATTACTTTAATCTGTGAAAATACTATATTTAAATCATATTCTTTAATAATAGCAACTGGATCAATACCAAAAAAATTGGGAATAAAATCTGAAAAAAAATTTATTGGAAAAGGAATTTCTTCATGTGCTTTATGTGATGGTTTTTTTTATAAAAATAAAATTGTTGCAATAGTAGGTGGTGGAAATTCTGCTATAGAAGAAGCAATTTATTTATCAAAAATTGTAAAAAAAATATATTTAATACATAGAAGAAATACATGGAAAGCTGAAAAAATATTGTTAGATAGATTATTAAAAAAAACAAAAACTAAAAAAATAAAAATTTATTTAAATTATGAAATAAAAAAAATATACGGAAATAATAATAGCATACAAAGTGTAAAAATAATATCTAATAAAACTAAAAAAAGTAGAATAATTTATATTTCCGGACTATTTATTTCTATAGGATATACTCCACAAACAAATTTATTTAAAAAAAAATTAAAAATGAAAAATGGATATATTAAAACAAATTTTGGAAAACATGGAAATTTTACATCTACTAGTTATCCTGGAGTATTTGCTGCAGGAGATGCAATTGATCATGTATATAAACAAGCAATAACAGCATCTTCTTCTGGTTGTATGGCAGCTATAGATGCTGAAAAATATTTATCTAATATAAAAAATTTAATATAAACAAAAGAAAAAAATATGATAAAAGAAAAACAAATAGAAATACAAGGAACTGTTATAGAAACTCTTCCAAACACAATGTTTAGAGTAGAATTAGAAAACGGACATAAAATTATTGCACATATATCTGGAAAAATGAGAAAAAATTATATAAGAATACTTACTGGTGATAAAGTTACAATTGAAATGACACCATATGATACAGAAAAAGGAAGAATAATATTTAGAAGTAGATAATATTAATAATAAAAATATTTTAAATTTTTAATTTTTTTAAAGTTTTAGGAATATAAAAAAATGAGAACAGAATATTGTAGAAATATTTCTACAAAATTTTTATTAAAAAAAGTATGTTTATGTGGATGGATAGAAAAAATAAAAAATTTTGGACATTTTTTATTTTTTTACATAAAAGATATAACAGGATTAACTCAAATAATAGTTAAAAAAGAAAATATAAAAAAATTTAAAAAAATAAAAAAATTAAAAAATGGATTTTGTGTACAAATATCAGGAACAATAAATAAAAGATCTAAAAAAAATATAAATAAAAATATTATAAATGGAGATGTAGAAGTACATGCAAAAAAAATAAATATTCTAAGCAAATCTAAAAATATTCCAATAGATTTATTAAAAAAAAATAAAGAAAAAAATAGATTAAAATATCGATATTTAGATTTAAGAAATGAAAATATGCAAAAAAATTTAATAATTAGAAGTAAAATTATATATTTAATACATAAATTTATGCAAAAAAATAACTTTATACATATAGAAACACCAATAATAACCAAATCTACACCAGAAGGTGCTAGAGATTATATAATACCGAGTAGAAAACATATAGGAAAATTTTATGCATTACCTCAATCTCCTCAAATATTTAAACAATTACTTATGATATCTGGATTCGATAAATATTATCAAATAGCTAAATGTTTTAGAGATGAAGACACGAGATCAAATAGACAACCAGAATTTACACAAATAGATATAGAAGCTTCTTTTATAGATGAAAAAAAAATTAAAAAAATTTCTGAAAATTTAATAAATAAAATTTTTAAAAAATTTTGTAAAATAAAATTTAAAAATATTAAAACTATTACTTATAAAAAATCAATTAAAAAATACGGGACAGATAGTCCAGACATAAGAAATCCATTAAAAATAATAGAATTAACAAAATTATTTAAAAAAAATTATATTTTAAAAAAAAACAATAATAAAATTATTGGAATATATATATCTAAAAAAAATAATTTATCTTTAAAAAAAATAAAATATTATAAAAATATTATAAAAAAATACAATATTAATAAAGTATTTTTTATAAAAATTTTAAAAAACATTAATAAAATTAATATATATAAAAATATAGAAATTAATAAAAAAATAATAAAAAAAATAATTAAATTATACAATGTTAAAGAAAATGATATTATAATAATTTCTATTACTAACAAAAAAAATATTTATAAAATATTTGGAAAAATAATAAAAAAAATTTCTAATGATTTTAACTTAATAGATAAAAATGCTTATAAAGCTATATGGATAAAAGAATTTCCAATGTTTAAAAAAAATAAAAATGGAAAATTTTCTACAGTACATCATCCTTTTACATTACCAAAAACAAAATCTATAAAAAAAATAAAAAAATATCCAAACAAAATTTTATCTAAATCTTATGATCTAATAATAAATGGAAAAGAAATAGGAGGAGGATCTGTAAGAATAAATAATTTAAAAATGCAAAAATTAATATTTAAAATAATAAATTTATCTAAAAAAGATCAAAAAAAAAAATTTGGTTTTTTTTTAAATGCACTAAAATATGGACCTCCTCCACATTCAGGAATAGCTTTAGGTCTAGATAGAATAATGATGATTATTACAAAAAATTTAGATATAAAAAATATAATTGCATTTCCAAAAACATCTAAATCTTCATGCATTATGACAAATGCTCCTAACAAAATAGAAAAATCATTTTTAAAAGAGTTATATATTAAAACAAAAAAATAATAATATTACACTTTTAAAATTTTTATAAAATTGTTTAATATATTAATATTATTATTTTTTTTAAAAAATACTATTAAATCATTTTTTTTTATAAATTTATTTTTTAAAAGAAAAACAATAACTTTTTTTTCTATATTTTTTTTATTAATTATTTTTTTTAAATAAATAGGCATTATTCCTTTACATAAAGTAAAATAATTTAAAATATTTTTATTATGTGAAAAATAAAATATTAAATTTTTAGAAAATATTCTAGAAAAAATTAAAGATTTTTTCTTAGATTTATATATATTTACTATAGCAGAAACAGATTTTATACTATTTGAAATATATACAGCAGAAGAAGATATTATTTGATTAATACTTTTTTTTTTATTAGAATATATTTTAAATTTTTTGTTATTAAAAAATTTTTCAACTTCTATACAAATTTTGCTCATACATAAAACTGTTTCTGCTGGATATTTACCTGATGCAGTTTCAGCTGAAAGCATAACTGCATCTGTACCATCTAATATAGAATTAGATACATCCATTACTTCAGCTCTAGTTGGAAATGGATTATTTATCATAGATTCCATCATTTGTGTAGCTATTATTATTATTTTATTTAGTTTTATAGAATTTATAACAATTTTTTTCTGAGCTAATGCTATTTTAGATTCACTTATTTCTACACCTAAATCTCCTCTAGCTACCATTACAGCATCTGATGCTTTTATAATTTTGTTCATTATATAAGAATTATTCACAACTTCTGCTCTTTCTATTTTTGCAACTATTTTTATATCTCTTCCATAAGAATTAATTAAATTTCTTACAATATTTATATCTTTATATGATTTAGGAAAAGATACAGCTAAATAATCTAAATTTATTTTAGAAGAAAAAATTATATCTTTTTTATCTTTATTAGTAATTGATTTAGCTGACAAACCTCCTCCTAATTTATTTATTCCTTTATTATTTAATAAAATTCCTCCTATAATAACTTTTGTAACTATTTTTTTTATTTTTATATATTTTACTTTTAAATAAATTTTTCCATCATCTAATAATAAAATGTCTCCATTAGATAAATCCTTATATAAATTTTTATAATTTATACCAACATGATGTTCGTTTCCATATTTATTTTTTAAACGATAATCTAATATAAAAATATTATTTTTTTTTAAAAAAATTTTGTTATTTTTAAATTTAGATATTCTTATTTTTGGTCCTTGTAAATCTCCTAAAATTCCTATGTTATAATTTAATTTATTTCTAAGATAAAAAATCATCTTAATTTTTTTTAAATGATCAGTTTTATTTCCATGAGAAAAATTTAATCTAAATACATTTACTCCATTAATAATCATTTTTTCTAAAATTTTTATGTTATTTGTAGAAGGACCCATAGTAGCAATTATTTTAGTTTTTTTTAATTTGTTCAAAATATAATTCCTTCATATAAAATTAAATGGTGTTATTTAATAAATAAAACATAGAATATATAATTAAAAAATTTTAAAATATTAAAAATAAAAATATTAAATTTATTTAATAAAATATTTTAAATATTAATAAATAATTTACATAATACATTTTTTTTTAAAATATAATAAAAACAAAAATATAAAAAATATTTTTAAAAAAAATATAATAAAATAAACATAATTATATATTAATTATAATATTATTAAAATGTTTTGAAAAATTAATAAAAAGTAGGAAAAATTTTATGAACTGTAATAATTATGATTTTGTAATATTTGGAACTAAAGGCGATTTATCACAAAGAAAATTATTTCCAGCATTATATAAATTAGATAATAAAAAAATATTAGATAAAAAAACAAAAATAATAGGAGTTGGAAGAGCAAAATGGAAAAAAAACAATTTTTTAAAGTTTGTTAAAAAATCTTTAAAAAAATTTTTAATAGAAAAAATAAATAAAAATACATGGAAAATTTTTAAAAAAAGATTAATTTTTTGTAATTTAGATGTATATAATACAAAAAACTTTTATAAATTAAAAAAAAAATTAAAAAATAATAAAATTATAATTAATTATTTTGCAATACCTTCAAATTCATATGAAAAAATATGTAAAGGATTATATAAATTTAATTTAAATTTAGAAAATTCAAGAATAGTTTTAGAAAAACCAATAGGAGATTCTTTAATAACATCTAAAAAAATAAATAAAAAAATAGGAAAATATTTCAAAGAATCTCAAATATTTAGAATAGATCATTATTTAGGAAAAGATACTATAATAAATTTGTTATATTTAAGATTCACTAATTCAATATTTTATAATAATTGGAACAATAAAAGTATTGATCATGTACAAATAACTGTAGCAGAAAAAATAGGAATAGAAGGTAGAAATAAATACTTTAATAAGACTGGACAAACTAAAGATATGGTTCAAAATCATATTTTACAAATATTAAGTATAATAACTATGAAAGAACCAAAAAAAATAGATTCTAAAAATATAAGAAATGAAAAAATAAAAATATTAAAAAAACTTAATTTTATAAAAAAACATGAAATACATAAAAAAACTTCAATTGGACAATATTCTTATGGAGAAATAGATAATATAAAATTAACATCATATAATTCAGAAATTTTAGGAAAAAAAAATAGTAATACTGAAACATTTGTAGCTATAAAAATAGAAATAAAAAATAAAATGTGGAAAGGAGTTCCTTTCTATGTAAGAACTGGAAAAAGATTGCCTAAAAAATGTTCTAAAATAGTAATAGTATTTAAAAATACTACACCTAAAGTTTTTAATAAATTTTCAAATTCAATTAATAACAAATTAATTATATATTTAGAACCAAATGAAAGTATATATTTTAAATTTTTAAACAAAATCCCAAGTCTTAAAAAAAAATGTAAACTAAAAAGTTCAAAAATGTACTTTAAATATTCAAAAAATTTCGAAAAAAAAAATATTCCTGATTCTTATGAAAAACTTTTATTATCATGTATATTAGGAGATCAATCTTTATTTGTACATATAGATGAAGTAAAATATTCTTGGAAATGGATAGATAATATAATTAATATTTGGAAAAAAGTTTCTAAAAAAATTGAATTATATTCATCAGGTACATGGGGACCTAATTCATCTAAAAAAATAATTGAAAAAGATGGAAGAAAATGGATTTAAATATTTTTTATAAAAAATATTATTAAATAATTTTTTTATAAAATTAATATAATAATTGTTTTAAAATAAAAATATGAAATAAATAAAATTAAATTTTTAACTTTATTTTAAAAATAAATATTTTAATTAATTAAAATTATATAAAATATTTTTAAAATATATTTTTATATATAATTTTATTTTTTAAAAAATTTTTATATTAAAAATAAAATATATTTTTAAAAAAAATATATTTATATGATATAATTGAATATAAAATTTTAATTTTTTTAAAATATATTATAAAAATATATTATATATTTTATTTATAAATATTTTATTTATATTTAAAATATGTTATTATTTATAAAAAATTATATTTTATTTAAAATAAAAATTTATTTTTATATCGTGGTCGATAACCACGTTAGGTAAGACAAGTTACAATTCTGTTTATGTATGGCATTTTTAAATTAAAATTTTTAGAACAAAGTAGTTGAAATTACTTATCTTTTGAATCTTAAATTCATGCCTCATGCAGTAATGTTTCTAGTTTATCTATACGTTATATGTTTAGACCTATATAAATATATTCAAAGGAAAAATTACAAAAATGGCAAAAATAAAAGGTCAAGTTAAGTGGTTCAACGAATCTAAAGGTTTTGGTTTTATTACACCAGAAGATGGAAGTAAAGATGTTTTTGTACATTTTTCTTCTATACAAAGTGAAGGATTTAAGACTTTATCAGAAGGACAAAATGTAGAATTTGAAATTCAAGATGGTCAAAAAGGTCCAGCCGCTGTTAATGTATCTTCTATATAAACATGAATAAAAATAGAATATTATAAATTTTATTTTATGATTGTTTTAATTTTATATGTGCCTTTACAAAAATGTTGTAAAGGCGCTTTATATAAATTTTTTTAAATAATTATTTTATAAAAAAATATATATTTAAAATTTTTAATTATAAATTTTATAATAAGATTTATTATTTTTTATTTTACGGAGTATTTAATGGAGATAATTTTAGATCCGTCTAATTGGGCCGGTCTATTAACTTTAATTATTTTAGAAGTAACATTAGGCATAGATAATTTATTATTTATTACAATTATATCAAACAAATTACCTCCATATCAAAGAGACAAAGCTAGAATAATAGGTTTAAGTATAGCATTATGTATTAGATTAATATTACTATTTTTAGTATCTTGGATAACAACATTAAACAATACTATTATTCAAATAAAAAATTTTAATTTTTCTAGTAAAGATATAATACTTTTTTTAGGTGGATTATTTTTATTATTTAAAGCAATAACAGAACTTAATGAAAGATTAGATCATAAAAAAAATATAAAAATAGAAAATAAAATATATAATAGTTTTTGGTTTGTAATATTACAAATAGTTTTATTAGATGTAATTTTTT
The genomic region above belongs to Buchnera aphidicola (Ceratovacuna keduensis) and contains:
- the pyk gene encoding pyruvate kinase encodes the protein MNKLKKTKIIATMGPSTNNIKILEKMIINGVNVFRLNFSHGNKTDHLKKIKMIFYLRNKLNYNIGILGDLQGPKIRISKFKNNKIFLKKNNIFILDYRLKNKYGNEHHVGINYKNLYKDLSNGDILLLDDGKIYLKVKYIKIKKIVTKVIIGGILLNNKGINKLGGGLSAKSITNKDKKDIIFSSKINLDYLAVSFPKSYKDINIVRNLINSYGRDIKIVAKIERAEVVNNSYIMNKIIKASDAVMVARGDLGVEISESKIALAQKKIVINSIKLNKIIIIATQMMESMINNPFPTRAEVMDVSNSILDGTDAVMLSAETASGKYPAETVLCMSKICIEVEKFFNNKKFKIYSNKKKSINQIISSSAVYISNSIKSVSAIVNIYKSKKKSLIFSRIFSKNLIFYFSHNKNILNYFTLCKGIMPIYLKKIINKKNIEKKVIVFLLKNKFIKKNDLIVFFKKNNNINILNNFIKILKV
- the aspS gene encoding aspartate--tRNA ligase; translation: MRTEYCRNISTKFLLKKVCLCGWIEKIKNFGHFLFFYIKDITGLTQIIVKKENIKKFKKIKKLKNGFCVQISGTINKRSKKNINKNIINGDVEVHAKKINILSKSKNIPIDLLKKNKEKNRLKYRYLDLRNENMQKNLIIRSKIIYLIHKFMQKNNFIHIETPIITKSTPEGARDYIIPSRKHIGKFYALPQSPQIFKQLLMISGFDKYYQIAKCFRDEDTRSNRQPEFTQIDIEASFIDEKKIKKISENLINKIFKKFCKIKFKNIKTITYKKSIKKYGTDSPDIRNPLKIIELTKLFKKNYILKKNNNKIIGIYISKKNNLSLKKIKYYKNIIKKYNINKVFFIKILKNINKINIYKNIEINKKIIKKIIKLYNVKENDIIIISITNKKNIYKIFGKIIKKISNDFNLIDKNAYKAIWIKEFPMFKKNKNGKFSTVHHPFTLPKTKSIKKIKKYPNKILSKSYDLIINGKEIGGGSVRINNLKMQKLIFKIINLSKKDQKKKFGFFLNALKYGPPPHSGIALGLDRIMMIITKNLDIKNIIAFPKTSKSSCIMTNAPNKIEKSFLKELYIKTKK
- the trxB gene encoding thioredoxin-disulfide reductase encodes the protein MKNKIIKSNLIILGSGPAGYTASIYASRSNLSPILITGEEVGGQLLKTEKIENWPSQYNSISGRKLMKNFYKHAKKFGTKIYEKKITKVIFNNSIITLICENTIFKSYSLIIATGSIPKKLGIKSEKKFIGKGISSCALCDGFFYKNKIVAIVGGGNSAIEEAIYLSKIVKKIYLIHRRNTWKAEKILLDRLLKKTKTKKIKIYLNYEIKKIYGNNNSIQSVKIISNKTKKSRIIYISGLFISIGYTPQTNLFKKKLKMKNGYIKTNFGKHGNFTSTSYPGVFAAGDAIDHVYKQAITASSSGCMAAIDAEKYLSNIKNLI
- the cspE gene encoding transcription antiterminator/RNA stability regulator CspE; translated protein: MAKIKGQVKWFNESKGFGFITPEDGSKDVFVHFSSIQSEGFKTLSEGQNVEFEIQDGQKGPAAVNVSSI
- the zwf gene encoding glucose-6-phosphate dehydrogenase, coding for MNCNNYDFVIFGTKGDLSQRKLFPALYKLDNKKILDKKTKIIGVGRAKWKKNNFLKFVKKSLKKFLIEKINKNTWKIFKKRLIFCNLDVYNTKNFYKLKKKLKNNKIIINYFAIPSNSYEKICKGLYKFNLNLENSRIVLEKPIGDSLITSKKINKKIGKYFKESQIFRIDHYLGKDTIINLLYLRFTNSIFYNNWNNKSIDHVQITVAEKIGIEGRNKYFNKTGQTKDMVQNHILQILSIITMKEPKKIDSKNIRNEKIKILKKLNFIKKHEIHKKTSIGQYSYGEIDNIKLTSYNSEILGKKNSNTETFVAIKIEIKNKMWKGVPFYVRTGKRLPKKCSKIVIVFKNTTPKVFNKFSNSINNKLIIYLEPNESIYFKFLNKIPSLKKKCKLKSSKMYFKYSKNFEKKNIPDSYEKLLLSCILGDQSLFVHIDEVKYSWKWIDNIINIWKKVSKKIELYSSGTWGPNSSKKIIEKDGRKWI
- the infA gene encoding translation initiation factor IF-1, producing the protein MIKEKQIEIQGTVIETLPNTMFRVELENGHKIIAHISGKMRKNYIRILTGDKVTIEMTPYDTEKGRIIFRSR